TATTGGCGGGTTTGATATCCCGATGCACTACCTGTTGTTGGTGGATAAAATCCAGAACTGGCAGCAGGTGGTTGAGAATTTGCCGAATTTGGGATTCGCTGAAAGCCCCATTTTGCTGCGCTTCTGTTTCTAGATCCATCCCATCCACAAATTCTTGCACCAGATATTGGGGATTGGTTTCGGCGATGTAGGCAAACAATTCTGGAATTTGGGGGTGTTTGCCTAGGGTTTCCAAACGTTCCGCTTCTGATTGAAACAACGCCACCGCTTTCTCGCTGGTATTGCTGCCTTTTTCTGGATAAAACTGTTTGATAACGCAGGGTCGTTGTGAGGGTGTATGTTCGTCTATTCCTAGAAAAGTTCTGCTAAAGCCTCCGACAGCGATAGGTTTGACGGCACGATAGCGATCGCCCAATCGCAAGGAATGGCCGCAGTGGAGGCAA
The sequence above is a segment of the Geitlerinema sp. PCC 9228 genome. Coding sequences within it:
- a CDS encoding serine/threonine-protein kinase encodes the protein MSFCLNPACQRPHNPQDSNFCLHCGHSLRLGDRYRAVKPIAVGGFSRTFLGIDEHTPSQRPCVIKQFYPEKGSNTSEKAVALFQSEAERLETLGKHPQIPELFAYIAETNPQYLVQEFVDGMDLETEAQQNGAFSESQIRQILNHLLPVLDFIHQQQVVHRDIKPANIIRRREDGALVLVDFGAAKMLTGISLAQTGTSIGSAGYAAPEQTFVDTLTNRIREILASSGVPRWISYASPSP